One genomic segment of Carassius auratus strain Wakin unplaced genomic scaffold, ASM336829v1 scaf_tig00217212, whole genome shotgun sequence includes these proteins:
- the LOC113100264 gene encoding GTPase IMAP family member 7-like — protein sequence MSQDICIVLVGKTGVGKSASGNTILGERIFVSEARAALVTKQSSFESRMINRKQICVVDTPGLYDTSLSSEEVLNEIANGIRLAAPGPHVFLLVIAIGRFTKEDRNIVGLIHTTFGREVLRHMMVLFTRADDLEDRTVEDYIKEAPELRLVIDSCKGKYHIFNNRDTSDRTQVDELMRKIEAMIKQNHNSYYSHHMFTKSDELNRARRSKKEKDADLKSEVKSQKSEKALAQKKRTKRNKIAAFREGMNKSSCSIL from the exons ATGA GtcaggacatatgcatagttttgGTCGGCAAAACGGGAGTTGGAAAGAGTGCTTCAGGAAATACCATTCTTGGAGAAAGGATATTTGTGTCAGAAGCAAGAGCTGCATTAGTCACTAAACAGAGTTCATTTGAATCTCGGATGATAAACAGAAAGCAGATTTGTGTTGTGGACACTCCTGGTCTATATGACACAAGTCTGTCCAGTGAAGAAGTCTTGAATGAGATTGCGAATGGCATCAGACTTGCAGCTCCAGGTCCGCATGTCTTTCTTCTTGTAATTGCCATTGGGCGCTTCACTAAAGAAGACAGAAACATCGTTGGATTGATTCACACAACCTTTGGCCGAGAAGTGCTCAGACACATGATGGTTTTGTTCACCAGGGCAGATGATCTTGAAGACAGGACAGTTGAAGATTACATCAAGGAAGCACCAGAGCTAAGATTAGTGATAGATTCATGCAAAGGGAAATACCATATATTCAACAATAGAGATACGTCTGACCGTACCCAAGTTGATGAGCTCATGAGGAAGATTGAAGCCATGATAAAGCAGAATCATAACAGCTACTACAGCCACCACATGTTTACAAAGTCAGATGAACTCAACAGAGCTAGGAGATCCAAAAAGGAAAAGGATGCTGACCTGAAGTCAGAAGTCAAAAGTCAGAAGTCAGAAAAAGCTTTAGCGCAGAAGAAACggacaaaaagaaataaaatagcaGCATTT